One window of the Arthrobacter sp. D5-1 genome contains the following:
- a CDS encoding LysR family transcriptional regulator has product MSGMDLQLIRTFLSIYESGSLTRAAEELSVTQPSVSYALARLRKQLADQLFFRNAEGMVPTRRATELFTTFKAAVHAIDSSVEAGRVFDPATTRQQFRLCLTDLGEVAFLSPILKGFAAEAPHATLEIVPMRIESVSQWLLQGEIDAAVASVPIEGAEHREVLYQERYVCVLPETYAGSPTQLSLDEFAALRHVAIDPTAGHYQVEKHMEETGLKPLVGLRLHHFSVLPYIIASNDYAAIVPLRVAELFATQWPVTLRELPFTMPSFNVSLYWNGAMPVPPSRTWFLQTVVASLKQPLAG; this is encoded by the coding sequence ATGAGCGGTATGGACCTGCAGCTGATCCGGACTTTTCTCAGTATCTACGAAAGCGGCAGCCTCACCCGGGCCGCCGAAGAGCTTTCAGTAACCCAGCCTTCGGTCAGTTATGCACTGGCCAGGCTCCGCAAGCAACTCGCGGACCAATTGTTCTTCCGGAATGCCGAAGGCATGGTGCCAACCCGCAGGGCGACTGAATTGTTCACCACGTTCAAGGCTGCTGTGCACGCGATCGACTCATCCGTCGAGGCTGGCCGGGTGTTCGACCCGGCGACCACCCGGCAGCAGTTCCGGCTGTGCCTGACGGACTTGGGGGAAGTAGCGTTCCTCTCCCCAATCCTGAAGGGGTTCGCGGCAGAAGCTCCCCACGCAACCCTCGAAATTGTCCCTATGAGGATTGAATCAGTGTCCCAATGGCTCCTCCAGGGTGAAATAGATGCCGCAGTTGCCAGCGTCCCAATAGAAGGCGCTGAGCATCGCGAAGTCCTCTACCAGGAGCGCTACGTCTGTGTGCTGCCCGAAACCTACGCAGGGTCACCCACCCAACTAAGCCTGGATGAATTTGCTGCGCTCCGGCACGTCGCCATTGATCCGACCGCAGGACACTACCAAGTAGAAAAGCACATGGAAGAAACGGGCTTGAAGCCCTTGGTGGGACTGCGGCTGCACCACTTTTCCGTCCTCCCCTACATCATTGCCAGCAATGACTACGCGGCCATCGTCCCGCTTCGCGTCGCCGAGCTCTTCGCAACCCAATGGCCCGTGACCCTGCGCGAGCTACCGTTCACGATGCCCAGCTTCAATGTCTCGCTGTACTGGAACGGTGCCATGCCCGTCCCGCCCTCGCGCACTTGGTTCCTGCAAACCGTCGTGGCGTCCCTGAAGCAACCGCTGGCGGGCTGA
- a CDS encoding amidase family protein, which produces MTTPDRAHSVADITAKERGAWDLTASDLVAATGAGLRDARDYLSILRSRSRDLAGYGTLSASVENLPDILSDGPLAGVAVVVKDNIDVAGLPTSGGTPALAGHTASSDAPLIERLVSAGAVITAKNTMHELALGATSNNAFQGVPHNPWDPARICGGSSGGTAGAVALGLAPIGIGTDTGGSVRMPAALCGVFGFRPSPGRYPAGGMLSLSPTRDVAGPLTRSMQDILLVDSVLASRPAVSANPATAGIRLGISPCHLRDLHPDVARGFNEVRQILAGLGVQFMDVGIDDIVEDAAAVATTILWGEAERSLEDYLVRTGGPSLQQLVRDIASPDVRKLVLSNFGSVSPAAYSAAIETREHLRAELLRRFQTAGVQALIFPTVPVVAPLIAEEDLMELNGRPVQVFPTLIRHTDLGGVLGLPGISIPVGRGHGTGLPIGLEFSSPPNTDDQLLAVTAALEPLISHTTKPSQLINASPHSPLPRSS; this is translated from the coding sequence ATGACAACGCCTGACCGTGCCCATTCAGTGGCCGATATCACTGCCAAGGAACGAGGCGCCTGGGATCTCACGGCTTCAGACCTCGTGGCCGCGACAGGCGCAGGTTTGCGTGATGCCCGCGATTATCTTTCAATTCTTCGTTCACGAAGCAGGGATCTTGCGGGGTACGGAACTCTCAGCGCGTCTGTGGAAAACCTTCCGGACATACTGAGTGATGGGCCGCTGGCTGGTGTCGCGGTCGTTGTGAAGGACAACATCGATGTCGCGGGTTTGCCGACATCCGGCGGCACGCCAGCACTGGCCGGCCATACGGCTTCTTCCGACGCTCCGCTCATCGAGCGGCTCGTGTCTGCCGGGGCAGTCATCACGGCCAAGAACACAATGCACGAACTCGCGTTGGGTGCGACCTCCAACAATGCCTTCCAAGGCGTGCCTCATAACCCATGGGATCCGGCCAGGATCTGCGGAGGCAGCAGCGGCGGCACCGCAGGCGCCGTGGCTTTGGGACTGGCACCGATAGGCATCGGCACCGACACCGGGGGCTCGGTTCGAATGCCCGCTGCCCTCTGCGGAGTATTCGGCTTCCGCCCCTCTCCCGGCCGCTACCCGGCTGGCGGGATGCTCTCGTTGAGTCCAACACGGGACGTAGCGGGCCCGCTCACACGAAGCATGCAGGACATACTCCTCGTCGACTCCGTACTGGCATCACGCCCCGCTGTCTCAGCCAACCCGGCAACAGCTGGAATCCGCCTGGGAATCAGCCCTTGTCACCTACGTGACCTGCATCCGGACGTCGCCAGGGGTTTCAACGAGGTCCGGCAGATTCTGGCAGGCCTCGGCGTGCAGTTCATGGATGTCGGGATCGATGACATCGTCGAGGATGCCGCTGCGGTAGCGACAACCATCCTTTGGGGCGAGGCGGAGAGGAGCCTCGAGGACTACCTCGTCCGTACAGGCGGTCCGTCACTCCAGCAGTTGGTCCGGGACATCGCCAGCCCTGATGTGCGGAAACTCGTTTTGTCCAACTTTGGTTCGGTGTCTCCCGCAGCCTACTCCGCGGCCATCGAAACCCGGGAACACCTTAGAGCAGAACTACTCCGGCGTTTTCAGACGGCCGGAGTGCAAGCCTTGATCTTTCCCACTGTTCCTGTCGTGGCCCCACTCATTGCCGAGGAGGACCTGATGGAACTCAATGGCCGCCCGGTGCAGGTTTTCCCCACTCTTATCCGACACACCGATCTGGGCGGTGTGCTTGGACTACCAGGTATCTCAATCCCCGTAGGCAGAGGCCATGGAACTGGCCTCCCTATTGGTTTGGAGTTCTCGTCGCCACCCAACACCGACGACCAACTCCTGGCCGTAACGGCTGCCTTGGAGCCGCTGATTTCCCACACCACCAAACCCAGCCAACTCATCAATGCGTCACCACATTCCCCCCTCCCCCGCTCTTCCTAA
- the mdlC gene encoding benzoylformate decarboxylase has product MDAHKTVLESSLDVLRAHGMTTIFGNPGSNELPFLAGLDSDFDFVLGLHEQVVVGMAEGYARVTGRPALVNLHAASGTGNAMGALTNARYGHIPMVILAGQQVRRTVGQETMLASADAASLPLPLVKYSHEPLAPADVPRTLSQAILETTTQPSGPVYLSVPLDDWAEPALHDDSLLADRSVSYAGELPDSLEQELTALIKDAKSVALVLGPQVDAAAVRDESVFTNIVALAENLNASVYVAPSPSRCPFPTTHPNFSGVLVPGISSVREHLSGHDVVLVIGSAVFRYHRWEPGNYLTEGTEVVQLTQDTREATRAPYGRAIVTDVASAIRRLASSTRGNSLATDKPKRIPSAAKTSPDGMTGTEILEVLNDCVTDSVVYVNETTTLDLEYLERIVIERPGGYHFPASGGLGFGLPVAVGMAIGDADKTVVATVGDGSANYGITALYTAAQRQTRTIFVIINNGGYGALAAFAQRMGVPSVPGLELGGIDFVSIAEGYGVPAQKTRTREEFQLAYKRALAATGPVLIDARVVGG; this is encoded by the coding sequence GTGGACGCCCACAAGACCGTATTGGAATCGAGCCTGGATGTGCTGCGCGCCCACGGGATGACCACCATTTTCGGCAATCCCGGTTCAAATGAACTGCCTTTCCTCGCCGGGCTCGACAGTGATTTCGACTTCGTGCTCGGGCTCCACGAGCAAGTAGTAGTAGGCATGGCCGAGGGCTACGCACGGGTGACCGGAAGGCCTGCGCTGGTGAATCTCCATGCTGCCTCGGGTACAGGCAACGCAATGGGAGCACTCACCAACGCCCGCTACGGACACATCCCCATGGTCATCCTGGCGGGGCAGCAAGTCCGGCGTACGGTCGGGCAGGAAACGATGTTGGCCAGCGCAGACGCAGCAAGCCTGCCATTGCCCCTCGTGAAGTACTCGCACGAGCCACTGGCGCCCGCCGATGTTCCACGCACGCTTTCCCAAGCCATTCTTGAGACGACTACCCAACCCAGTGGACCCGTCTACCTCTCAGTGCCACTGGACGACTGGGCGGAACCCGCCCTGCACGATGACTCGCTGCTGGCGGACCGCTCAGTTTCCTATGCGGGCGAACTGCCCGACTCACTGGAGCAAGAACTAACAGCTCTCATCAAGGACGCCAAGAGTGTGGCTTTGGTTCTCGGGCCGCAGGTCGATGCCGCAGCCGTGCGTGACGAATCCGTCTTCACCAACATTGTTGCTCTGGCCGAGAACCTCAACGCATCGGTCTATGTCGCACCTTCACCGTCCCGCTGTCCGTTCCCCACCACCCACCCGAATTTCTCTGGCGTCCTGGTACCGGGGATCTCATCGGTGCGTGAACACTTGTCCGGACACGATGTCGTGCTGGTTATTGGTTCCGCAGTTTTTCGGTACCACCGATGGGAGCCAGGGAACTACCTGACAGAAGGTACGGAAGTAGTGCAACTCACGCAGGACACCCGTGAAGCGACGCGCGCGCCGTACGGTCGAGCCATTGTTACAGACGTTGCCAGCGCAATTCGTCGTCTGGCCTCCTCAACCCGCGGCAATTCACTTGCCACCGACAAACCGAAGCGGATCCCCTCAGCGGCCAAGACTTCGCCCGATGGCATGACCGGAACCGAGATTCTTGAGGTACTGAACGACTGTGTGACGGACAGCGTGGTTTACGTCAATGAAACCACCACCTTGGACTTGGAATACCTCGAGCGCATCGTCATTGAGCGGCCCGGAGGCTACCATTTCCCGGCTTCAGGCGGTTTGGGGTTCGGTCTCCCGGTAGCTGTGGGCATGGCGATAGGCGACGCCGATAAGACGGTGGTTGCCACGGTAGGAGATGGCTCCGCCAACTACGGAATCACAGCCCTCTACACGGCAGCACAACGGCAGACTCGGACCATCTTCGTGATTATCAACAACGGTGGGTACGGTGCTTTGGCTGCGTTTGCCCAGCGGATGGGAGTTCCCTCGGTCCCCGGCCTCGAACTGGGAGGGATCGACTTCGTATCCATCGCCGAAGGCTACGGTGTACCGGCTCAGAAAACCCGGACACGCGAGGAGTTCCAGCTCGCGTACAAGCGCGCACTCGCCGCAACGGGGCCGGTTCTCATCGATGCGCGGGTGGTCGGCGGCTGA
- a CDS encoding aldehyde dehydrogenase family protein, which translates to MTTHIAETTTDVWITGQQYIGGTWRDGNSSRQLQVTDPFTGETLLTIQQADKADLNDAYVTAEEAGRSWAATSPAVRQQVMLKAARIMEERREEIVSWLIAESGSTVLKANIELGAAIGITVESASFPHRVHGKILESNTAGKENRVYRRPLGVVGVISPWNFPLHLTQRSIAPALALGNSVVIKPASDTPATGGLILAKVFEEAGLPPGALSVVVGAGSEIGDAFVEHPVPSFISFTGSTPVGQNVARLASSSEHLKHVALELGGNSPFVVLADADIDQAVRAAAMGKFLHQGQICMAINRIIVEDDVHDEFVEKFASHVRTLGFGNPADPNTVIGPVINGKQLDGLLEKIRTAREQGARVIVDGEVQGNVLPPHIFSEVTPDMEIAKEEIFGPLVGILRAKNEAHALELANDSNFGLSSAVFTGSAERGVVFARGIKAGMTHVNDTPVNDEPHVAFGGEKSSGLGRFNGDWAIEEFTTDQWISIQNTPRRYPF; encoded by the coding sequence ATGACAACGCACATCGCGGAAACCACCACAGACGTTTGGATCACCGGCCAACAGTACATCGGCGGCACGTGGCGTGACGGCAACTCGTCACGGCAACTGCAGGTGACGGATCCCTTCACCGGCGAAACACTCCTCACCATTCAACAGGCCGATAAAGCCGACCTTAATGACGCATACGTGACGGCCGAGGAAGCGGGGCGCAGCTGGGCCGCAACGAGTCCGGCAGTTCGCCAGCAAGTCATGTTGAAAGCAGCCCGGATCATGGAGGAACGGCGCGAGGAAATTGTTTCCTGGCTCATCGCGGAGTCCGGGAGCACCGTCCTGAAGGCCAACATCGAGTTGGGCGCGGCGATTGGCATAACCGTTGAATCCGCCTCTTTCCCGCACCGTGTGCACGGAAAGATTCTTGAGTCGAACACGGCAGGCAAAGAGAACCGGGTCTATCGCCGGCCCTTGGGCGTCGTTGGGGTCATCAGTCCGTGGAACTTTCCCCTGCATTTGACGCAGCGTTCCATCGCCCCGGCCTTGGCCCTGGGAAACAGTGTGGTCATCAAGCCTGCCAGTGATACACCTGCTACTGGCGGGCTGATCCTGGCAAAAGTGTTCGAGGAAGCCGGACTCCCGCCGGGCGCACTCAGCGTCGTCGTAGGAGCAGGTTCGGAAATCGGAGACGCCTTTGTGGAACACCCAGTCCCGTCATTCATTTCGTTCACGGGTTCCACACCGGTAGGACAAAACGTCGCGCGTTTGGCGTCCAGCAGCGAACACCTCAAACACGTAGCCCTGGAACTTGGGGGCAACAGCCCGTTCGTGGTGTTGGCAGATGCCGACATCGATCAGGCAGTCAGGGCCGCCGCCATGGGGAAATTCCTGCACCAGGGTCAGATCTGCATGGCAATCAACAGGATCATTGTCGAAGACGACGTCCATGATGAGTTCGTGGAGAAGTTCGCTTCACACGTCAGGACACTGGGATTCGGAAACCCTGCAGACCCGAATACGGTGATCGGGCCGGTCATTAACGGCAAACAGTTGGACGGGCTCCTCGAGAAGATCCGGACTGCCCGGGAGCAGGGCGCCCGGGTTATCGTCGACGGCGAGGTGCAAGGCAACGTCCTGCCGCCTCATATCTTCTCCGAGGTCACACCTGACATGGAGATTGCCAAGGAAGAGATCTTCGGACCCTTGGTCGGCATTCTCCGCGCCAAGAATGAAGCTCATGCACTTGAACTGGCCAACGACAGCAACTTCGGTCTGTCCAGTGCCGTCTTTACCGGCAGCGCTGAACGCGGCGTGGTTTTCGCCCGCGGCATTAAAGCCGGAATGACGCACGTCAATGACACACCCGTCAATGACGAACCGCACGTAGCCTTCGGCGGCGAAAAGAGCTCGGGTCTTGGACGTTTCAATGGCGACTGGGCCATTGAGGAATTTACCACCGACCAGTGGATCAGCATCCAGAACACGCCTCGCCGGTACCCGTTCTAA
- a CDS encoding aromatic acid/H+ symport family MFS transporter — MTQSTPSSVMAGAPLSKFHVVLLACCSFIMFFDGYDLIVYGSVLPTLMKEWNLAPDQAGWLGSAALVGMMCGAVFLGSLADRIGRRPVILHGTLLFSIAAVLTGFSTGPEMFGILRFATGVFLGGVIPNIVSLMNELAPAAKRHTMTTIMLSMYSVGSIAATLVAIWILPLLSWHAVFFVSGISLLALPFLYSQMPESLEFLTSRGQQAAARKLIHRARPGADLSLVTWTAGREAGLRAVTVASLFHSGRALGTPMIWIAFAMCLLMVYGLNTWLPKIMIAGGYDLGSSLQFLVVLNIGATAGALLGGWLGDRFGNRKVLVAFFGLAVVSLVALGLHPAPILLNALLLLAGATTVGTLAVIHSFAADFYPAAMRSTGVSWCSAIGRLGAIAGPVLGGNLLAMELPQTQNFMAFAAPGLLAIVAVLLVLKPKKDGTESRSKEVQQLAVTNTSTNH, encoded by the coding sequence ATGACGCAATCCACTCCCAGCTCCGTCATGGCTGGAGCTCCCCTCAGCAAATTTCACGTGGTCCTGCTGGCATGTTGCTCCTTCATCATGTTCTTCGATGGCTACGACCTGATCGTCTACGGATCAGTTCTGCCAACTCTGATGAAGGAATGGAACTTGGCGCCCGACCAAGCAGGTTGGCTGGGCAGCGCGGCACTGGTAGGCATGATGTGCGGTGCAGTGTTCCTGGGTTCGCTCGCAGACCGCATCGGCCGGCGACCTGTCATCCTTCACGGAACACTGCTGTTTTCCATCGCTGCCGTTCTCACGGGGTTCTCAACAGGCCCGGAAATGTTCGGGATCCTCAGGTTCGCCACGGGAGTATTCCTGGGCGGCGTCATTCCCAACATTGTTTCCTTGATGAATGAACTGGCACCCGCGGCCAAGCGGCACACCATGACCACGATCATGCTCAGTATGTACTCGGTGGGGTCGATCGCGGCAACCCTGGTTGCCATCTGGATTCTGCCGCTGCTCAGCTGGCATGCAGTCTTCTTCGTCAGCGGAATCTCACTGCTGGCGCTCCCGTTCCTGTACTCGCAGATGCCGGAATCGCTGGAATTCCTCACGAGCCGTGGCCAGCAGGCCGCCGCCCGCAAGCTCATCCACCGGGCCCGTCCCGGCGCTGATCTTTCCCTTGTTACTTGGACTGCCGGACGTGAAGCCGGGCTGCGTGCTGTAACGGTCGCCAGTCTTTTCCATTCAGGCCGCGCCCTGGGCACTCCCATGATCTGGATCGCCTTCGCGATGTGCCTGCTCATGGTCTACGGCCTGAACACCTGGTTGCCGAAGATCATGATCGCCGGCGGATATGATCTGGGGTCCAGCCTGCAATTCCTTGTTGTCCTGAACATCGGCGCCACAGCGGGCGCGCTTCTCGGAGGATGGTTGGGCGACCGTTTCGGGAACAGGAAAGTCCTTGTCGCCTTCTTCGGCTTGGCAGTAGTCTCGCTGGTGGCCCTGGGCCTGCATCCCGCACCCATCCTCCTGAACGCGCTGCTCCTGCTGGCCGGAGCAACCACTGTGGGGACCCTGGCCGTGATCCATTCGTTCGCCGCAGACTTCTACCCGGCTGCGATGCGCTCCACGGGGGTCAGCTGGTGCTCTGCCATCGGAAGGCTCGGGGCCATTGCAGGACCGGTGCTCGGAGGAAACCTCCTGGCGATGGAGCTTCCGCAAACACAGAATTTCATGGCATTTGCAGCACCTGGCCTCCTGGCGATCGTGGCAGTGCTGCTGGTCCTCAAGCCAAAGAAGGACGGAACGGAATCACGCAGCAAGGAAGTTCAACAGCTTGCAGTCACCAACACGTCAACCAACCACTAA
- a CDS encoding LysR family transcriptional regulator — translation MMDLNLVRVFTAVMEEGSVTAAAYRLNLSQPSVTQGLNRLRRIAGCDLFRKEGRGIVPTRAGLQLFEEIGRLPHLVDDAMGRLSKFDPLRAETTFRIALTDLGQAVFLPTLVSGLAAEAPGCSLNVVDLDTESAGEELTSGRLDLAVSSTLLDGNLQATIVRWDRYCCVARKGTFPEPAPSLEDLTGLPRIVVRGSAGHSYMQSLLPPAPAGSVHLSGFAAIPGVLAVRDLVTFVPEVVTSEWISRWGFDVLPLLGDEFAAPVRAHTASQAASSASAWFAEWAIATLRTPTTDSSNT, via the coding sequence ATGATGGATCTGAACCTTGTCCGGGTGTTTACGGCTGTCATGGAAGAAGGCTCAGTCACGGCCGCAGCCTATCGCCTCAACTTGTCACAACCTTCAGTCACGCAAGGCCTCAACAGACTCCGCAGAATCGCAGGCTGTGACCTCTTCCGCAAGGAAGGGCGTGGCATCGTACCTACACGCGCCGGGCTGCAGCTTTTTGAGGAAATCGGCAGACTTCCACATTTGGTCGACGACGCGATGGGCCGGCTATCGAAGTTCGATCCCCTACGGGCGGAGACAACGTTCCGCATCGCCCTGACCGACCTGGGCCAAGCGGTTTTCCTTCCGACTCTGGTATCAGGACTGGCGGCCGAAGCGCCCGGCTGCAGCCTTAACGTCGTCGACCTGGACACCGAATCGGCCGGCGAGGAACTCACATCGGGGCGGCTGGACCTGGCCGTTTCGTCGACCCTCCTGGACGGCAACCTCCAAGCAACGATCGTTCGTTGGGACCGGTACTGCTGCGTCGCCAGAAAGGGAACGTTTCCAGAGCCGGCACCGTCGTTGGAAGACCTGACCGGGCTGCCAAGGATTGTCGTCCGCGGCAGCGCGGGCCACTCCTACATGCAGTCCCTGTTGCCACCGGCCCCGGCAGGCTCAGTTCATCTGTCCGGATTTGCCGCCATCCCCGGAGTCCTGGCTGTTCGGGACCTGGTGACGTTCGTGCCGGAGGTCGTCACCTCCGAGTGGATCTCCAGATGGGGGTTCGATGTCCTGCCGCTTCTGGGCGACGAGTTCGCTGCCCCGGTGCGTGCCCACACCGCGAGCCAAGCAGCATCGTCGGCGTCGGCGTGGTTCGCGGAGTGGGCAATAGCAACACTCAGGACGCCCACCACTGATTCCTCCAATACATAA
- a CDS encoding carbon-nitrogen hydrolase family protein has translation MLVRVAAVQAEPVWLDAEATVSKTLKLIAEAASAGAQLIAFPETWIPGYPVFLWSHPVYLQQEFLAKYHANSLHVSDAQMARIRRAARENSITVVVGYSEKAGGSLYMAQSIIGPDGDVVLHRRKLKPTHVERALFGESDGSGIRVVDTALGRLGALNCAEHLQPLTKYAMYSQNEQIHVAAWPCLGILGNEPALSPESIMAASQTYALEGGTFVITSSQIMSEEGARVFAVANEGTCPVYTGGGGFARIYGPNSGLISELMPPNEEGIVYADIDLSRIDLAKNTLDPAGHYARPDVLRLVFNPSPSLPVTAGGRGETPRPEGFPPLSPEADVHGSDGEPG, from the coding sequence ATGCTTGTTCGTGTTGCCGCGGTGCAGGCTGAACCCGTTTGGCTTGATGCAGAAGCCACAGTGTCAAAGACGCTCAAATTGATAGCCGAAGCGGCATCGGCGGGTGCCCAGCTGATTGCTTTTCCGGAGACTTGGATTCCCGGGTACCCCGTATTTCTTTGGAGCCACCCGGTTTACCTGCAGCAGGAATTCCTGGCGAAATATCACGCCAATTCCCTCCATGTTTCGGACGCTCAAATGGCGCGTATTCGCAGGGCGGCCCGTGAGAATTCCATCACTGTGGTTGTTGGCTACAGTGAAAAGGCCGGGGGCTCCCTCTACATGGCTCAATCCATCATCGGGCCGGATGGCGATGTCGTACTGCACCGCCGCAAGCTGAAGCCGACCCATGTGGAACGTGCGCTGTTCGGGGAGAGCGACGGCAGCGGCATCCGGGTGGTTGACACTGCGCTGGGACGATTAGGCGCCCTCAATTGTGCCGAGCATCTGCAACCCCTCACCAAGTACGCCATGTATTCGCAGAATGAACAGATACATGTCGCAGCCTGGCCGTGCCTGGGCATATTGGGCAACGAACCTGCCCTGAGTCCCGAATCCATCATGGCGGCGTCCCAGACTTATGCACTCGAGGGCGGCACCTTCGTGATCACGTCCTCCCAAATCATGAGCGAAGAAGGCGCCCGGGTATTTGCGGTCGCAAACGAAGGCACGTGTCCCGTTTACACCGGGGGTGGAGGATTCGCCCGTATCTACGGGCCAAACTCAGGGTTGATCAGCGAGCTCATGCCACCCAACGAGGAAGGCATTGTCTACGCGGATATCGACTTGTCGAGAATCGACCTGGCCAAAAACACGCTTGACCCGGCAGGACACTACGCACGGCCCGACGTCCTGCGCCTGGTCTTCAATCCATCACCATCCCTGCCGGTTACCGCGGGGGGAAGGGGAGAGACTCCACGGCCAGAGGGCTTCCCTCCGCTCAGTCCCGAGGCCGATGTCCATGGCTCCGACGGAGAGCCGGGATAG
- a CDS encoding MFS transporter: MSSPSVPQQQPPSRAQLRNVRLASGIGSTIEWYLSFAYISAAGLIFSQQYFGALGPDALIVSLGSVAASFIASPLGGVIAGHFGDRYGRKATLIGTLAVMGIASLGMGVLPTYDQIGIAAPVLLVVLRFVQGLSTGGEWGGAALMAVEYAPQNKRGFYGVFSQIGTPAGFVLATGSFFLVQALTTPEQFTTFGWRIPFFISVALVLVGIKIRTSIEETPAFAEVKREHSEVRIPLKEAFKGYSWHMVLAAGAFMANILAGLLLIGYFLPYTTVGLNMDAGPVLLILMFASLVWIGSTFWGGALADKFGARATMMAGYILIALWAVPMFALIDSRSLVAFALAVFVLAIGLGVSYGPQSSLFATLFPPRIRYTAASLPYAVGGILGGGFAPAIAEGLHQATGTSLAIAAYVIVFMAMSLGCLLAIRTRHLQGFAATQEAPAVSEAAVVD, from the coding sequence ATGAGCTCTCCATCGGTCCCCCAACAACAGCCGCCAAGCCGTGCGCAGCTGCGCAATGTCCGCTTGGCCAGTGGAATAGGCTCCACTATCGAGTGGTACCTGTCCTTTGCTTACATCTCGGCCGCCGGATTGATCTTCAGCCAGCAATACTTCGGCGCGCTCGGCCCCGACGCACTGATCGTATCCCTGGGATCCGTAGCCGCCAGCTTTATCGCCAGCCCCTTGGGCGGCGTCATAGCCGGGCATTTCGGTGACCGTTACGGGCGCAAAGCGACTCTGATCGGCACCCTCGCCGTCATGGGTATCGCCAGCCTTGGGATGGGCGTACTTCCCACCTACGACCAGATTGGAATTGCCGCCCCGGTCTTGCTCGTCGTCCTGCGCTTCGTCCAGGGCCTCAGCACCGGTGGGGAATGGGGAGGAGCAGCCCTCATGGCTGTCGAATATGCCCCGCAAAACAAGCGCGGCTTCTACGGCGTCTTCTCCCAGATCGGCACACCTGCCGGCTTCGTTCTGGCGACGGGAAGCTTCTTCCTCGTCCAAGCGCTCACCACTCCGGAACAGTTCACTACCTTCGGATGGCGTATCCCGTTCTTCATCAGCGTTGCACTTGTTCTCGTCGGCATTAAGATCAGAACCTCCATCGAAGAGACTCCCGCTTTCGCTGAAGTAAAACGCGAGCACAGTGAAGTGAGGATCCCGCTAAAGGAAGCATTCAAGGGCTACAGCTGGCACATGGTTCTGGCAGCCGGCGCCTTCATGGCAAACATCCTTGCCGGGCTGCTCCTTATCGGTTATTTCCTGCCCTACACAACTGTGGGCCTCAACATGGACGCCGGTCCGGTACTGCTGATCCTCATGTTCGCCTCGCTGGTCTGGATCGGCAGCACGTTCTGGGGAGGCGCCCTCGCCGACAAGTTCGGCGCCCGGGCAACAATGATGGCGGGATACATCCTCATCGCACTTTGGGCAGTTCCGATGTTTGCCCTGATTGACTCACGATCCCTGGTGGCCTTCGCGCTGGCAGTGTTCGTACTCGCCATAGGACTTGGCGTCTCTTACGGCCCCCAGAGTTCCCTCTTTGCCACGCTCTTCCCACCCCGCATCCGCTACACAGCTGCTTCTCTCCCCTACGCAGTGGGTGGCATCCTGGGCGGTGGCTTCGCCCCGGCGATCGCTGAAGGACTGCACCAGGCGACAGGCACCTCTCTCGCCATCGCGGCCTACGTCATTGTCTTCATGGCAATGTCCCTCGGGTGCTTGTTGGCTATCAGGACCCGTCACCTCCAGGGCTTCGCGGCCACGCAAGAAGCGCCGGCCGTCTCCGAAGCAGCCGTTGTGGACTAG